In the Candidatus Kryptobacter tengchongensis genome, one interval contains:
- a CDS encoding CTP synthase — translation MDKKTKYIFVTGGVVSSLGKGIACASLGLLLKARGLKVTIQKFDPYINVDAGTMNPYQHGEVYVTDDGAETDLDLGHYERFLDINMSKLNNTTTGQVYYEVIMRERKGDYLGATVQVVPHITNEIKRRITLLTKEDNYDVIITEIGGTVGDIESLPFLEAIRQFMLQVGKQNAINIHVTLVPYIKSAGELKTKPTQHSVKTLLEIGIQPDILICRTEKPLTKEIKEKIALFTNVEPEAVIQGIDVDSIYEVPLIFYEEGLDDIVLKKLNISAKEPDLKEWGKFVEKIKNPKDSVDIAICGKYTELRDAYKSIIEAFVHAGAENECKVNIKWIKAEDIEKYGAEKFLKDVYGLLIPGGFGERGIEGKIKAIQYARENKIPFFGICLGMQCAVIEFARNVCGLKDANSTEFNPSTPYPVIDLLPEQLGIQMKGGTMRLGSYPTVLKQGTKAYLAYGTDKIQERHRHRYELNNKFREILESNGMIFSGLSPDGLLVEIIEIPEHPWFVGVQFHPELKSRATKPHPLFRDFVKSAIEFKNKKAKTPEKIEINAKV, via the coding sequence ATGGATAAGAAAACAAAATATATCTTCGTCACAGGTGGGGTTGTTTCCTCGCTTGGGAAAGGAATTGCATGTGCATCGCTTGGATTACTGCTTAAAGCAAGGGGTTTAAAAGTCACAATACAGAAATTTGATCCCTACATAAATGTTGACGCAGGAACAATGAACCCATATCAACACGGCGAAGTTTATGTCACAGACGATGGAGCAGAAACAGATCTTGACCTTGGACATTATGAAAGGTTCCTTGATATAAACATGTCAAAGTTAAATAACACAACTACAGGTCAAGTTTATTATGAGGTCATAATGCGAGAAAGAAAAGGCGATTACCTTGGTGCAACCGTTCAAGTTGTCCCACATATAACAAACGAAATCAAGAGAAGGATCACTCTTCTGACTAAAGAAGATAACTACGATGTCATCATAACAGAAATTGGTGGAACCGTTGGAGATATAGAAAGTTTGCCATTTCTTGAGGCGATAAGACAATTTATGCTCCAAGTCGGAAAGCAAAATGCAATTAACATTCATGTTACACTTGTCCCTTATATTAAATCGGCTGGCGAACTCAAAACGAAACCAACACAACACAGTGTGAAGACATTACTTGAAATCGGAATTCAGCCCGATATTTTAATCTGCAGAACTGAAAAGCCTTTGACAAAAGAGATAAAAGAAAAAATCGCTTTATTTACAAATGTTGAACCAGAAGCAGTAATTCAGGGAATTGATGTTGACTCAATCTATGAGGTTCCTTTGATATTCTATGAAGAAGGACTTGATGACATCGTCCTCAAAAAGTTAAACATTTCAGCCAAAGAACCTGATTTAAAAGAATGGGGAAAATTTGTTGAAAAGATAAAAAATCCGAAGGATTCCGTTGATATTGCAATATGTGGTAAATACACGGAGTTAAGGGATGCTTATAAAAGCATAATTGAAGCATTTGTTCACGCAGGAGCTGAAAATGAGTGTAAGGTTAATATAAAATGGATAAAAGCGGAAGATATAGAAAAATATGGCGCTGAAAAATTTTTAAAAGATGTCTATGGACTTCTAATTCCAGGTGGATTCGGGGAAAGAGGAATTGAGGGAAAGATAAAAGCAATTCAATATGCCCGTGAAAATAAAATTCCATTCTTCGGGATATGTCTTGGAATGCAATGCGCAGTGATTGAATTTGCACGAAATGTATGCGGTTTGAAAGACGCTAATAGCACCGAGTTCAACCCATCAACTCCATATCCCGTGATTGATCTACTACCAGAACAGTTGGGAATTCAAATGAAGGGCGGAACGATGAGATTAGGTTCATATCCAACAGTTTTAAAACAGGGAACAAAAGCATACTTGGCTTATGGAACTGATAAAATACAAGAAAGGCATAGACACAGATACGAACTTAACAATAAATTCAGAGAAATTCTTGAATCAAATGGAATGATATTCAGCGGTCTTTCACCCGATGGTTTGCTCGTTGAAATAATTGAAATCCCAGAACATCCATGGTTTGTCGGTGTGCAGTTCCACCCAGAACTTAAATCAAGAGCAACAAAACCTCACCCGCTTTTCCGTGATTTTGTGAAATCAGCAATTGAATTTAAGAATAAAAAAGCAAAAACCCCTGAAAAGATAGAGATAAATGCCAAGGTTTAA
- a CDS encoding glutamate-ammonia-ligase adenylyltransferase produces MPRFNLDAKAKETLRKIFRANDKAIERFEKVIDDFIISTSNFDLAETFIKNFIISIDISPNPEQSLNNFVRFTENAFSKSSLYKNLALYPQMLKILLITFGYSQYFADILVRDPELFPWLTSTNEIDKKKTKQDYLTEAKNSIAHFQNLKSKLNALRRFKRREILRIGVRDILGIADFEETVASLTELAEAIIEVCLQLGIEETIKKFSSFPETEFSIIGLGKLGGEELNYSSDIDLIFVYNQDGKIKVNNEDISYYEIFNHLVALLINFLSENTEEGNLYRADFRLRPEGVSGSLARSLLGYLTYYEVYGKLWERQMLIKARPIAGDVNFGWKFLNMLDSFIYPTTFFENPVAEIAKIKAKLEATATTEYNIKLRRGGIRDIEFIAQTLQLLNAGNFTELKTQNTLKAIERLAKFGFITKNDAKILKENYIYFRRIEHILQISHNIQTHTIQIDPHFLSVLAKAMKNYEKRSGVLSFPPPSVPDWKIFKNELDERFENVRKIYEKIFTIEAKPELFIPDVIDDEVAKEKLKKFFSNLNFRNIERAIRNIEFLSKGKLITGEEVFSASEENSFTKISALILNEISKTLIPDITLDNFRKIAEGFRYSKFFYEMLLNDSFRKIILNISQFSTRFSNLLSLKTYLFDMILSENNLSKGKSTDDIFEFFKRSGDFNLHDFKFLNELRLLILNLDGFVNFFRLSKELTLQAELISRKIFYENFDEDEKQAIVILGLGKFGSEEMNFDSDLDIMFITDETNQERYRDLTLKCEKMIKKLTHTEIEKLYEVDVRLRPEGKNAPILANLKYLETYLESRAQFWEIQALTRARFIAGNFEIAKKVFDLIYDRILKLKFTKSLAENILEIREKMEKNIKYGKMDIKLSPGALTDIEFIAQILQMRYLRNLNAIERNTVKALEKLFKDNLIKEDEYKTLSENYEFYREIEKFMRISLWTRLNTLSDEIEKLEYLSLCLGYKFPEEFINSVKSRMKRTREIFRNIVERITHQ; encoded by the coding sequence ATGCCAAGGTTTAATTTAGATGCAAAAGCAAAAGAAACTTTAAGAAAAATTTTCAGAGCAAATGATAAGGCAATTGAAAGATTTGAAAAAGTCATTGATGATTTCATAATATCAACCTCAAATTTTGACCTCGCTGAAACCTTCATAAAAAATTTCATCATCTCCATTGATATTTCACCTAACCCAGAACAAAGCTTAAACAATTTCGTTCGCTTCACTGAAAATGCATTTAGCAAATCCTCACTTTACAAAAACCTCGCCCTTTACCCGCAAATGTTAAAAATTCTATTGATCACATTTGGATATTCTCAATATTTTGCCGATATACTTGTTCGTGATCCAGAGCTTTTCCCATGGCTTACATCCACAAATGAAATTGATAAAAAGAAAACGAAACAGGATTATTTAACCGAGGCAAAAAATTCAATCGCACATTTTCAAAACTTAAAAAGCAAACTCAACGCACTCCGACGATTCAAACGAAGAGAAATTTTAAGAATTGGAGTTCGCGATATACTTGGGATTGCCGACTTTGAAGAAACTGTTGCATCTCTTACCGAGCTTGCCGAGGCAATCATTGAAGTTTGCCTTCAACTTGGAATAGAAGAAACTATCAAGAAATTTTCCTCTTTCCCGGAAACTGAATTTTCAATCATAGGGCTTGGGAAATTAGGAGGGGAAGAGTTAAACTATAGTTCAGACATTGACCTTATTTTTGTCTATAATCAAGACGGAAAAATTAAGGTAAACAACGAAGATATATCCTATTATGAAATTTTCAACCATCTTGTTGCTCTTTTGATAAATTTTCTCTCTGAAAACACAGAAGAGGGAAACCTTTACAGAGCCGATTTCAGGTTGAGACCCGAAGGGGTTTCTGGTTCGCTTGCTCGCTCTTTACTTGGTTATCTGACATATTATGAAGTTTATGGAAAACTCTGGGAAAGGCAAATGCTAATAAAAGCAAGACCTATCGCTGGGGATGTAAATTTCGGCTGGAAATTTTTGAACATGCTTGATTCATTTATTTATCCAACAACATTTTTTGAAAACCCAGTTGCTGAAATTGCAAAAATAAAGGCAAAACTTGAAGCAACAGCAACAACGGAATACAACATCAAACTCCGAAGAGGTGGGATAAGGGATATTGAATTTATCGCTCAAACGCTACAACTTTTAAACGCTGGGAATTTTACAGAATTAAAAACCCAAAACACATTAAAAGCAATAGAAAGACTTGCAAAATTTGGATTTATCACAAAAAATGATGCAAAAATACTGAAAGAAAATTACATCTATTTTAGAAGAATTGAACACATACTTCAAATCTCACACAATATTCAAACCCATACCATTCAAATTGACCCACATTTTTTGAGCGTGCTCGCCAAAGCAATGAAAAATTATGAAAAGAGAAGCGGGGTTCTCTCCTTCCCACCGCCATCTGTCCCTGACTGGAAAATTTTTAAAAATGAACTTGATGAAAGATTTGAAAATGTTAGAAAAATCTATGAAAAAATTTTTACAATTGAAGCGAAACCAGAACTATTTATCCCAGATGTTATTGATGATGAAGTCGCAAAGGAGAAATTAAAAAAATTTTTTTCAAATCTTAATTTCAGAAACATTGAAAGGGCAATTAGAAACATTGAATTTCTCTCAAAGGGAAAACTCATCACAGGTGAGGAAGTTTTCAGCGCAAGTGAGGAAAACTCATTCACAAAAATATCTGCTCTCATACTTAACGAAATCTCAAAAACATTGATCCCTGACATAACACTTGACAACTTCAGAAAAATTGCGGAGGGGTTTCGCTATTCAAAATTTTTTTACGAGATGCTCTTAAACGATTCATTCAGAAAAATAATTCTTAACATCTCTCAATTTAGCACGAGATTTTCAAACCTTCTTTCATTAAAGACATATCTTTTTGATATGATTTTATCTGAAAACAATTTAAGCAAGGGGAAAAGCACAGATGATATTTTTGAATTCTTCAAACGCTCTGGTGATTTCAATCTCCATGATTTTAAATTCTTAAATGAGTTGCGGTTGCTTATTCTAAACCTTGATGGTTTCGTCAATTTCTTTCGGCTTTCAAAGGAATTAACCTTGCAAGCAGAATTAATTTCAAGAAAAATTTTTTACGAGAATTTTGACGAGGATGAAAAACAAGCGATTGTCATACTTGGGCTCGGAAAATTCGGCTCCGAAGAAATGAATTTTGATTCCGACCTTGATATAATGTTCATAACCGATGAAACAAATCAAGAAAGATACAGAGATTTGACATTAAAATGCGAAAAAATGATTAAAAAATTAACACACACTGAAATTGAAAAATTATATGAGGTTGATGTAAGGCTTCGCCCAGAGGGTAAAAATGCTCCTATCCTTGCCAATCTGAAATATCTTGAAACATATCTTGAAAGTCGTGCACAGTTTTGGGAAATTCAAGCATTAACAAGAGCGAGATTCATCGCTGGAAATTTTGAAATCGCAAAGAAGGTCTTTGACCTAATTTACGATAGAATTTTAAAGCTTAAATTCACAAAATCCCTCGCAGAAAATATTTTAGAGATAAGAGAGAAAATGGAGAAAAATATAAAATACGGTAAAATGGACATAAAATTAAGCCCAGGGGCTTTGACGGATATTGAATTTATAGCACAAATTCTGCAGATGAGATATCTAAGAAACCTAAATGCCATTGAACGAAACACAGTAAAAGCGCTTGAGAAGCTTTTCAAAGACAATTTAATAAAAGAGGATGAATACAAAACTTTGAGCGAAAATTATGAATTTTATAGGGAGATTGAAAAGTTTATGCGAATTTCACTTTGGACAAGGTTAAACACGCTCTCAGATGAAATTGAAAAACTTGAATACCTATCGCTTTGCCTTGGCTATAAATTTCCAGAAGAGTTCATTAATTCGGTTAAAAGCAGGATGAAAAGGACAAGAGAAATTTTCAGGAATATTGTTGAAAGAATCACTCACCAATGA
- a CDS encoding secondary thiamine-phosphate synthase enzyme, whose translation MKSYTEYLTFNTKNKREIINITDKVNEALKKSGIKEGFCLVSAMHVTAGVFVNDDEDGLIEDLNEWLEKLAPFNPNYKHHRTGETNADAHLKSLLIHHEVIIPVTDGRLDFGPWQQVFYAEFDGQRRKRVIIKIIGE comes from the coding sequence ATGAAATCTTACACGGAATATCTAACTTTTAACACCAAAAACAAGCGTGAGATAATTAATATCACTGATAAAGTAAATGAGGCTTTGAAGAAAAGCGGTATAAAAGAGGGCTTTTGCCTTGTTTCCGCTATGCATGTGACAGCTGGAGTGTTTGTCAATGATGATGAAGATGGTCTAATTGAAGATCTAAATGAATGGCTTGAAAAACTTGCGCCATTTAATCCTAACTATAAGCATCATAGAACGGGTGAAACAAACGCAGATGCTCACCTTAAAAGCTTGCTCATCCATCATGAGGTGATAATTCCCGTGACAGATGGACGACTTGATTTCGGACCCTGGCAACAGGTTTTTTATGCTGAATTTGACGGTCAAAGGAGAAAAAGAGTTATAATCAAAATCATTGGTGAGTGA
- a CDS encoding Glycosidase, with product MLELNGEWLFKVDPEDVGLSQLWYSANFDRTDWVSVEVPGFWERYSNFSKHDGIAWYYKSFEMPKIDKRKKYAIFFGGVDDDCGVWLNGEFVGEHRGYSDEFYFDVTKFLKPGENELVVMVIDHGGPGGIYKPVAIVEYSEISDLLKGEFYYKKARKSEEWVKDAVIYEVFPRAFSEKGTFKEVEREIPRLKELGINVIWLMPIHPIGEVKRKGTLGSPYSVKDYFKVNPEYGTEEDLKSLVKTAHENGIKVIIDLVINHTAWDNDLIREHPEWYVKNDKGEIISPNSDWVDVADLNYDVQELRRYMIEVMRYWVREFDIDGYRCDVAELVPTDFWNEARKELDKIKPVMMLAEGSLPEQHLEAFDLTYSWNVYDALARIIRKGHLPSVLDNVLEGEKYKFPRGSLRLRFNENHDKPRAVKFFGEDGALVSALIVNTIPGVPLIYNGQEYGDTTNLSLFEKQVMSRDNSERGRKFYSFYKKLFNFRKKSLALRRGEMIKVKTSNDDKVYAFWRKYKDETVLVVANFSTWGVTTKLQVDEILRKKVKNGKVKFYDVFEEKTEEVKLEEFVNFKLEPFGFKLILIF from the coding sequence ATGCTTGAATTAAATGGTGAGTGGCTCTTTAAGGTTGACCCTGAAGATGTGGGACTTTCACAACTGTGGTATTCCGCAAATTTTGACAGGACTGATTGGGTGAGTGTAGAAGTTCCAGGGTTCTGGGAGAGATATTCAAACTTTTCAAAGCATGACGGAATTGCCTGGTATTATAAAAGTTTTGAGATGCCTAAAATTGACAAAAGAAAAAAATATGCAATTTTCTTCGGGGGTGTTGATGATGATTGTGGTGTTTGGTTAAATGGTGAGTTCGTTGGCGAACATCGTGGCTATAGCGACGAATTTTATTTTGATGTGACGAAATTTTTAAAACCAGGGGAAAACGAACTTGTCGTAATGGTTATTGATCACGGTGGACCTGGTGGCATTTATAAGCCAGTCGCAATAGTTGAATATTCAGAAATCTCTGATCTTTTAAAGGGTGAGTTTTATTATAAGAAAGCAAGAAAAAGTGAAGAATGGGTCAAAGATGCCGTAATTTACGAAGTTTTTCCAAGAGCTTTTTCCGAAAAAGGGACATTTAAAGAAGTAGAGCGGGAAATTCCACGACTTAAAGAACTTGGTATAAATGTGATCTGGCTAATGCCAATTCATCCAATTGGTGAGGTTAAGAGAAAAGGAACTTTGGGAAGTCCATACTCCGTGAAGGATTATTTCAAAGTTAACCCCGAATATGGAACGGAAGAAGATCTTAAGTCCTTGGTCAAAACTGCCCATGAAAACGGGATAAAAGTTATAATTGACCTTGTGATAAACCATACTGCATGGGATAACGATCTGATCAGGGAGCATCCAGAGTGGTATGTTAAAAACGATAAAGGTGAGATAATTTCCCCAAATTCCGACTGGGTAGATGTTGCTGATTTGAATTATGATGTTCAGGAGTTGAGACGATATATGATTGAGGTTATGAGATATTGGGTGCGTGAGTTTGATATTGATGGTTACAGATGTGATGTTGCGGAGCTTGTGCCTACTGATTTTTGGAACGAGGCAAGAAAGGAGCTTGATAAAATTAAACCAGTGATGATGCTTGCCGAGGGAAGCTTACCAGAACAACATCTTGAGGCATTTGACTTGACATATAGCTGGAATGTTTACGATGCGCTTGCAAGGATAATAAGAAAGGGTCATCTTCCTTCTGTCCTTGACAATGTTCTTGAGGGTGAAAAATACAAATTTCCAAGAGGTTCGTTGAGGTTGCGTTTTAACGAGAATCATGATAAGCCAAGAGCTGTAAAATTTTTCGGTGAAGATGGGGCGCTTGTTTCAGCGCTCATTGTCAATACAATCCCTGGCGTCCCGCTCATCTACAACGGGCAGGAGTATGGGGATACGACAAATCTTTCGCTTTTTGAAAAACAAGTGATGTCAAGGGACAACTCCGAAAGGGGGCGAAAATTTTATTCATTTTACAAAAAACTGTTTAATTTCAGAAAGAAATCACTTGCTTTGAGAAGAGGTGAAATGATAAAGGTAAAAACATCAAACGATGACAAGGTTTATGCTTTCTGGAGGAAATATAAAGACGAAACAGTTCTTGTCGTGGCAAATTTTTCAACATGGGGGGTAACAACAAAATTACAAGTTGATGAAATCTTGAGGAAAAAGGTCAAAAATGGAAAAGTTAAGTTTTACGATGTTTTTGAGGAGAAGACTGAGGAAGTTAAACTTGAAGAGTTTGTCAATTTTAAGCTTGAGCCCTTTGGTTTTAAACTTATCTTAATTTTTTAA